From Nicotiana tabacum cultivar K326 chromosome 20, ASM71507v2, whole genome shotgun sequence, one genomic window encodes:
- the LOC107821978 gene encoding uncharacterized protein LOC107821978: MEFSRIYDYADMIRTTNPGSTIVARTSKEIEPSKEIFAGIYICLYALKTCWLEGCRRVIGFDGAFLKGVCKGELLSCISKDGNNQRYHVAWAVKGLVQAVYELMPNAEHRMCVKHIWSNWKRTWGGEERRKKFWDCARASFEAFLKVKLDELPELSGNKIIKDLLRYPKQSWCKAFFKDCSKCDVMENIMCETFNSWILTSRHKPIITMLEEIRVKVTERMTNMREFATKWISDISHMALGYTEEQSIRATKHEYKWNGDTEFEIQDGIYKHIVDFVKKECTCRMWQLKGIPCSHTFCAIFLKKYDTTDYVEHWYKDKTYFKAFICCIQPMANMEMWTSTQNPKVEPPVITKMPGRPKKHKIKTQDEPIKKFGKRSRKRTPMTCSYCKTTGHNKKGCAILKEQSSSAGVGSSIANAQATTAASRCHSSTTTDAGSVA; this comes from the exons ATGGAGTTTTCTAGGATTTATGATTATGCTGACATGATAAGAACTACCAACCCAGGCAGCACTATTGTGGCGAGAACTTCAAAAGAAATAGAACCTAGTAAAGAGATCTTTGCGGGGATAtacatttgtttatatgctttgaAAACATGTTGGTTAGAAGGGTGTAGAAGAGTAATTGGATTTGATGGTGCATTTCTGAAGGGAGTGTGTAAAGGTGAGCTATTGTCATGCATTTCTAAGGATGGTAATAACCAGAGGTACCATGTTGCTTGGGCAGTG AAG GGACTTGTTCAAGCTGTATATGAATTGATGCCAAATGCTGAGCATAGAATGTGTGTAAAACATATATGGAGCAACTGGAAAAGAACCTGGGGTGGTGAGGAAAGAAGGAAAAAGTTCTGGGATTGTGCAAGAGCTTCATTTGAAGCATTTCTGAAGGTTAAACtagatgagttgccagaattgagTGGCAATAAGATAATAAAAGACTTGCTTAGATATCCCAAACAGTCATGGTGCAAGGCCTTTTTTAAGGACTGTAGTAAGTGTGATGTTATGGAGAACatcatgtgtgaaaccttcaacagtTGGATACTTACTTCTAGGCACAAGCCAATCATAACCATGTTGGAAGAGATCAGAGTAAAGGTAACAGAGAGGATGACTAATATGAGAGAATTTGCTACAAAATGGATTTCTGATATATCTCATATGGCACTGGGGTACACTGAAGAGCAATCTATAAGAGCCACCAAGCATGAATATAAATGGAATGGGGACACTGAATTTGAGATCCAAGATGGAATTTACAAACACATAGTTGATTTTGTAAAGAAGGAATGCACATGTAGAATGTGGCAACTGAAAGGCATACCCTGCTCCCATACATTTTgtgcaatttttttaaaaaagtatgaCACTACTGACTATGTTGAGCATTGGTATAAGGATAAAACATACTTCAAGGCATTCATTTGTTGCATACAACCTATGGCCAATATGGAGATGTGGACTTCAACTCAAAACCCCAAAGTTGAGCCTCCTGTAATTACTAAGATGCCTGGTAGACCTAAGAAACATAAAATAAAGACCCAAGATGAACCTATAAAGAAATTTGGTAAGAGATCAAGAAAGAGAACACCAATGACCTGTTCTTATTGCAAGACAACAGGGCATAACAAGAAAGGTTGTGCGATCTTG AAAGAGCAAAGTTCAAGTGCCGGTGTTGGGAGTAGTATTGCAAATGCCCAGGCTACAACAGCTGCATCAAGATGTCATTCTAGTACTACTACTGATGCTGGATCTGTAGCATAA
- the LOC107821982 gene encoding transcription factor TGA1 — protein sequence MNMSSPSTQFAPTTRMGIFEPFHHMSIWEDTFRGDIMPGTGACMVAQPNDRVNDRVDDKSGYTSSEQLIPSGSEDNQAGKSVSEKVQRRLAQNREAARKSRMRKKAYVQQLETSRMKLAQLEMELERARQQGLYVLGSNGNMGLSATINPGIAAFEIEYGLWVEEQQKKNVELRNVLQSHVSEMELQLLVESVLSQYYNLFRMKADAAKADVFYLMSGMWRTSVERFFLWIGGFKPSELINVVMPQLEPLSDQQIVKICNLRHCCQQAEDALTQGMDKLQQTLAQSILTMTTGMGSYSSQMLSSMEKLEALESFVNQADHLRHQTLQQMSLILTTRQTARGLLAFGEYLQRLRALSSLWAARPREPT from the exons ATGAACATGAGTTCTCCATCAACTCAATTTGCCCCCACAACAAGGATGGGCATATTCGAACCTTTCCACCATATGAGTATCTGGGAAGACACATTTAGAGGTGACATTATGCCCGGCACCGGTGCGTGTATGGTCGCACAGCCAAATGACAGGGTAAATGACAGGGTAGATGACAAG TCTGGGTATACTTCAAGCGAACAACTTATACCCTCGGGCTCTGAGGATAATCAAGCTGGAAAGAGTGTTTCAGAAAAG GTACAACGGCGTCTAGCACAGAATCGTGAAGCTGCCCGTAAAAGCCGTATGAGGAAAAAG GCTTATGTTCAGCAGCTTGAAACAAGCCGTATGAAACTAGCACAACTTGAAATGGAGCTTGAGAGAGCTCGACAGCAG GGACTCTATGTTTTAGGTTCTAATGGTAACATGGGGTTGAGTGCAACAATTAATCCAG GAATAGCTGCATTTGAGATAGAATATGGCCTCTGGGTTGAAGAGCAACAGAAAAAGAACGTAGAGTTGAGGAATGTTTTGCAATCCCATGTAAGCGAAATGGAGCTTCAGTTGCTGGTAGAAAGTGTCTTAAGCCAATACTACAATCTGTTCCGCATGAAAGCTGATGCGGCTAAAGCTGATGTGTTTTACTTAATGTCTGGGATGTGGAGAACTTCAGTGGAGCGGTTTTTCCTTTGGATTGGAGGAttcaaaccatcagaactcataaAT GTCGTGATGCCACAACTTGAGCCATTGAGTGATCAGCAGATCGTGAAAATTTGTAATCTGCGACACTGTTGTCAGCAAGCTGAGGATGCTCTTACTCAGGGAATGGATAAACTTCAGCAGACTCTGGCCCAGAGCATCCTAACTATGACGACAGGAATGGGAAGTTACAGTTCTCAGATGCTTTCTAGCATGGAAAAGTTAGAAGCACTGGAGAGTTTTGTTAACCAG GCAGATCACCTTCGACACCAAACACTACAACAAATGTCTCTTATCTTGACTACGCGCCAAACAGCTAGGGGATTACTCGCTTTTGGGGAGTATCTTCAACGTCTTCGTGCTCTGAGTTCGCTTTGGGCTGCCCGTCCTCGTGAACCTACCTAA
- the LOC142174524 gene encoding uncharacterized protein LOC142174524 — MEVKSPTLQSVPVVNEFPDVFPDELPGLPPEREIDFAIDVLPDTQPTSIPLYRMAPTELKELKGQLKDLLNKGFIRPSTSPWGAPVLFVHKKDGRCQKIEAVQNWPRPTTPTKVHSFLGLAGYYRRFVENFSSIAALMTKFTHKAVKFQWSDACERSFHELKKHLTSALVLTLPEGSEGYVVYCDAYRVRLGCVLMQHGKVIAYASRQLRKHEHNYPTHDIELVAIIFALKIWHHYLYGVHVDICKANVVADALSRKFMGSLKYVEAGKLEMTKEIYRLANLSVRLYDTGDQGVVVQNIAGSSLVDEVEMRQFEDPELVKIKESIPFQKKQLFKQSDDGILKYKGRLYVPNVGELRKKIMIEMHQSRYSVHPGSTKMYHDFHQLYW; from the exons ATGGAGGTGAAATCTCCAACCCTTCAATCGGTTCCCGTCGTGAATGaatttcccgatgtatttcctgaTGAACTTCCTGGTCTTCCTCCCGAAAGAGAAATCGACTTTGCTATTGATGTGCTTCCAGATACTCAGCCAACATCTATTCCTCTATACAGAATGGCTCCtactgagttaaaagaattgaaaggcCAGTTGAAGGATCTTCTgaataagggctttattaggcccaGTACTtctccctggggtgcaccagtgttgtttgttcaTAAGAAGGACG GTAGATGTCAGAAAATTGAAGCAGTacaaaattggcctagacccacaactcCTACGAAAGTTcatagtttcttgggcttagctggttATTATCGGAGATTTGTGGAGaacttctcttctattgctgctcTCATGACAAAATTTACACACAAAGccgttaagttccaatggtctgatgcaTGTGAAAGGAGCTTTCATGAGTTGAAGAAACACTTAACATCAGCACTTGTTCTAACACTTCCTGAGGGATctgaaggttatgtggtatattgtgatgcatataGGGTTAGATTGGGATGTGTTCTAATGCAGCATGgcaaagttattgcatatgcttcgaggcagttgcgGAAGCACGAACACAATTATCCGACTCATGATATTGAGTTAGTAGCCATTAtatttgccttgaaaatatggcatcattatctttatggtgttCATGTAGATATCT GCAAAGCGAATGTGGTAGCTGATGCATTGAGTCGAAAATTCATGGGCAGCTTGAAGTATGTAGAAGCTGGGAAATTAGAAATGACTAAGGAGATATATCGATTGGCCAATCTGAGTGTGCGGCTATATGATACAGGTGACCAGGGTGTAGTAGTCCAAAATATTGCGGGGTCATCACTGGTAGATGAGGTAGAAATGCGTCAATTTGAGGATCCGGAGCTAGTCAAGATTAAAGAGAGCATCCCTTTTCAGAAGAAGCAGTTGTTCAAGCAATCTGATGATGGAATTCTAAAATATAAGGGCCGATTATATGTACCTAATGTTGGGGAGCTTCGTAAGAAAATTATGATAGAGATGCACCAGTCTCGGTACTCAGTTCATCCTGGTTCaaccaaaatgtatcatgatTTTCATCAGCTATACTGGTAG